A window of the Blattabacterium cuenoti genome harbors these coding sequences:
- the rpsK gene encoding 30S ribosomal protein S11 produces MSKSSKNKKKKKSVLVDVVGEAHIQSSFNNIIITLTNKKGDVIAWSSAGKMNFKGSKKNTPYAAQITAENVAKAGLNAGIKKIEVKVKGPGAGRDAAIRALSNSGIIVTVIKDITPLPHNGCRPPKRRRV; encoded by the coding sequence ATGAGTAAATCATCTAAAAATAAAAAAAAAAAGAAATCTGTTTTGGTTGACGTAGTTGGAGAAGCTCACATTCAATCTAGTTTTAATAATATAATTATAACTTTAACTAATAAAAAAGGAGATGTAATAGCATGGTCTTCTGCTGGAAAAATGAATTTTAAGGGATCAAAAAAAAATACACCTTATGCTGCTCAGATAACAGCAGAAAATGTAGCAAAAGCAGGATTAAATGCTGGAATAAAAAAAATAGAAGTAAAAGTAAAAGGACCTGGAGCTGGAAGAGATGCAGCAATAAGAGCTTTAAGTAATTCTGGAATAATAGTTACTGTAATTAAAGATATAACACCACTACCTCATAATGGATGTAGACCTCCTAAAAGGAGAAGAGTATAA
- the rplO gene encoding 50S ribosomal protein L15, whose product MNKLRKKKNKIRLGRGQGSGKGGTCGRGHKGAKSRSGYSRKIGFEGGQMPLHKRIPKFGFRKRSKKIIGINLDTIQKCISKNNLNKDDLICKELLFKKKVINKNIPIKVLGRGKLKIPIRIHAYRFSKKALKIINEIGGKTILK is encoded by the coding sequence TTTAGGAAGAGGACAAGGAAGTGGAAAAGGAGGAACATGTGGAAGAGGACATAAAGGTGCTAAATCTAGATCTGGATATTCTAGAAAAATAGGATTTGAAGGAGGACAAATGCCTTTACATAAAAGGATTCCTAAATTTGGATTTAGAAAAAGAAGTAAAAAAATTATTGGAATAAATTTAGATACAATACAAAAATGTATAAGTAAAAATAATCTTAATAAAGATGATCTTATATGTAAAGAATTACTATTTAAAAAAAAAGTAATTAATAAAAATATTCCTATAAAAGTTTTAGGAAGAGGGAAATTAAAAATTCCTATAAGAATACATGCATATAGATTTAGCAAAAAAGCTTTAAAAATTATAAATGAAATAGGTGGAAAAACAATATTAAAATAA
- the secY gene encoding preprotein translocase subunit SecY: MNNFFKNIHNIWNVKELRKKIIITLSILLIYRFGAYIPIPGINPLGINNFIERFNSESKGLIHILSSFTGGAFNRASILALGIMPYISSSIIMQLMCIIIPNLHKLQKEGESGRKQINFITRWLTIIICMFQAFVYLTSLTKQLIPFSSFFNSVYLIDINSFYGKIIFWIIGILTLTSGTLFTMWLGDKITDIGIGNGISLIIMSGIISKLPDAIIKEIYYKLRIDNYGIIFLFIEFLLWLLVILFSITIIQAIRKIPVQYVSHYKTFLTSNYFLLNKKHQYIPLKMNSVGVMPLIFSQAIMLFPITFYNYIENSNIKKFFHLFQDIYGLWYNLTIAILVIIFTFFYTAITIPVNQMADDLKRNGGYVPGIKPGKETSEYIDYILFYITFPGSILLSIISILPSLIFRLGITQGFSLFYGGTSLLIVVGVILDIVQQINIYLLNYHYDDLMMKNRRIKYTKL; encoded by the coding sequence ATGAATAATTTTTTTAAAAATATTCATAACATATGGAACGTAAAAGAATTACGAAAGAAAATAATAATAACTTTAAGTATATTATTAATATATCGTTTTGGAGCTTATATTCCTATTCCTGGAATAAATCCATTAGGAATTAATAATTTTATTGAAAGATTTAATTCAGAATCTAAAGGATTGATTCATATACTTTCTTCTTTTACTGGAGGAGCTTTTAATAGAGCTTCTATATTAGCATTAGGAATTATGCCTTATATTTCTTCTTCTATTATAATGCAATTAATGTGTATAATAATTCCTAATTTACATAAACTACAAAAAGAAGGGGAAAGTGGTAGAAAACAAATTAATTTTATTACAAGATGGTTAACCATAATAATATGTATGTTTCAAGCATTTGTTTATCTTACATCACTAACAAAACAATTAATTCCATTTTCTTCTTTTTTTAATTCTGTTTATTTAATTGACATTAATTCATTTTATGGTAAAATAATATTTTGGATTATAGGTATACTTACATTAACTTCTGGTACATTATTTACAATGTGGTTAGGTGATAAAATTACAGATATAGGAATAGGAAATGGTATTTCCTTAATAATAATGTCAGGAATAATATCTAAGCTTCCAGATGCTATAATTAAAGAAATATATTATAAATTAAGAATAGATAATTATGGAATTATATTTTTATTTATAGAATTTTTATTATGGTTATTAGTTATTTTATTTTCTATAACTATTATTCAAGCTATTAGAAAAATTCCAGTTCAATATGTATCTCATTATAAAACATTTTTAACATCAAATTATTTTTTATTGAATAAAAAACATCAGTATATTCCATTAAAAATGAATTCAGTTGGAGTAATGCCTTTAATATTTTCTCAAGCTATTATGTTATTTCCAATAACTTTTTATAATTATATAGAAAATTCTAATATAAAAAAGTTTTTTCATTTATTTCAAGATATTTATGGATTATGGTATAATCTAACTATAGCTATACTTGTTATAATTTTTACATTTTTTTATACAGCTATTACTATTCCAGTTAATCAAATGGCTGATGATTTAAAAAGAAATGGAGGATATGTTCCTGGAATAAAACCTGGAAAAGAAACATCTGAATATATAGATTATATTTTATTTTATATTACTTTTCCTGGATCGATTTTATTATCTATAATATCAATACTTCCATCTTTAATATTTAGATTAGGTATTACTCAAGGATTTTCATTGTTTTATGGAGGAACTTCTTTATTAATAGTTGTTGGAGTTATATTAGATATTGTTCAGCAAATAAATATATATTTATTAAATTATCATTATGATGATTTAATGATGAAAAATCGTAGAATTAAATATACTAAATTGTAA
- the rpsM gene encoding 30S ribosomal protein S13 produces the protein MSVRISGVDIPDYKNGIIGLTSVYGIGKSISKKILHSVNVNENKKVKDWSDDEISKIRKYISDNIKIEGELRSDIQFNIKRLKDINCYIGIRHRKGLPLRGQKTKNNCRTRKGRKKTVANKRKVTK, from the coding sequence ATGTCAGTTAGGATTTCAGGTGTAGATATTCCAGATTATAAAAACGGTATTATAGGATTAACCTCTGTTTATGGTATTGGAAAAAGCATATCTAAAAAAATTTTACATTCTGTTAATGTAAATGAAAATAAAAAAGTAAAAGATTGGTCTGATGATGAAATTAGTAAAATTAGAAAATATATATCTGATAATATAAAAATTGAAGGAGAATTAAGATCTGATATTCAATTTAATATTAAACGTTTAAAAGATATAAATTGTTATATAGGAATAAGACATAGAAAAGGATTACCATTAAGAGGTCAAAAAACTAAAAATAATTGTAGAACTAGAAAAGGAAGAAAAAAAACTGTAGCAAATAAAAGAAAAGTTACAAAATAA
- the infA gene encoding translation initiation factor IF-1, translated as MAKQKHIEVDGTIIESSPNAMFRVKLENGCIVKAHISGKMRMHYIKILPGDKVRLEMSSYDLERGRITYRY; from the coding sequence ATGGCTAAACAAAAACATATTGAAGTTGATGGTACTATTATAGAATCTTCTCCAAATGCAATGTTTCGTGTAAAATTAGAAAATGGATGTATAGTTAAAGCTCATATATCTGGAAAAATGAGAATGCATTATATAAAAATTCTACCTGGAGATAAAGTTAGATTAGAAATGTCTTCTTATGATTTAGAAAGGGGAAGAATAACTTATAGATATTAA
- a CDS encoding DNA-directed RNA polymerase subunit alpha → MAILDFVKPDKILVTEFSNKKGIFHLKPLEPGYGITLGNSLRRVLLSSLKGFAVTSIKIEGVKYEFSTIKGVAEDVTEIVLNFKKIRLKQIIPGTQKEVVNVVISEKEKIITGKILNKFILGFQILNHDLVICNKEEFLDLKISFTIEEGRGYVPAEEHKKENYIIGTIPIDSIFTPIVNVKYSVESCRVKQKTDFEDLSLEIKTDGSILPKKALMEASKILIQYLSIFSSEKIDKKEKVKIKRNKKKYNEEFSKMRTLLKSKLSEMDLSVRTKNCLKLASINTIEELVNCNRNSMLKMRNFGKKSLDELEGKMKEKGLYFGMKTSDYKLNTNEKNNMF, encoded by the coding sequence ATGGCTATTTTAGATTTTGTTAAACCTGACAAGATTTTAGTTACTGAATTTTCAAATAAAAAAGGTATTTTTCATTTAAAACCATTAGAACCTGGATATGGAATAACATTAGGAAATTCATTAAGAAGAGTTTTACTTAGTTCTTTAAAAGGGTTTGCCGTAACTTCAATTAAAATTGAAGGAGTTAAATATGAATTTTCTACTATAAAAGGGGTAGCAGAAGATGTAACTGAAATTGTATTAAATTTTAAAAAAATTAGATTAAAACAAATAATTCCAGGAACTCAAAAAGAAGTTGTTAACGTAGTTATTAGTGAAAAAGAAAAAATAATAACAGGAAAAATATTAAATAAATTTATTTTAGGATTTCAGATTTTAAATCATGATTTAGTTATATGTAATAAAGAAGAATTTTTAGACTTAAAAATAAGTTTTACTATAGAAGAAGGAAGAGGATATGTCCCTGCAGAAGAACATAAAAAAGAAAATTATATAATAGGAACTATTCCTATAGATTCTATATTTACACCAATTGTAAATGTAAAATATTCAGTTGAAAGTTGCCGTGTAAAACAAAAAACTGATTTTGAAGATTTATCATTAGAAATAAAAACAGATGGATCTATTTTACCTAAAAAAGCTTTAATGGAAGCTTCAAAAATATTAATTCAGTATTTATCTATTTTTTCTTCAGAAAAAATAGACAAAAAAGAAAAAGTAAAAATAAAAAGAAATAAAAAAAAATATAACGAAGAATTTTCAAAAATGCGTACATTATTAAAATCAAAATTAAGCGAAATGGATCTTTCTGTTCGTACAAAAAATTGTTTAAAATTAGCATCAATAAATACTATAGAAGAATTAGTAAATTGTAATAGAAATTCTATGTTAAAAATGAGAAATTTTGGAAAAAAATCTTTAGATGAATTAGAAGGAAAAATGAAAGAAAAAGGATTATATTTTGGAATGAAAACATCTGATTATAAATTAAATACAAATGAAAAAAATAATATGTTTTAA
- the rplQ gene encoding 50S ribosomal protein L17 → MNHGNKKNSLGRKNKHRKSMLSNMASSLIKKKRIFTTLAKAKVLRKYIEPIITKSKSNTTHARRRAFFYLKDKKAVSNLFDDSFNKVRKRLGGYTRILRSGYRNGDNSIISFIELVDFNENFYSKKIKTTRKRRKKNIKVDNGSNK, encoded by the coding sequence ATGAATCATGGAAATAAAAAAAATTCTTTAGGAAGAAAAAATAAACATAGAAAATCTATGCTTTCCAATATGGCTTCTTCTTTAATAAAAAAAAAAAGAATTTTTACTACACTAGCAAAGGCTAAGGTATTAAGAAAATATATAGAACCTATTATAACAAAATCAAAATCTAATACAACACATGCAAGAAGAAGAGCTTTTTTTTATTTAAAAGACAAAAAAGCTGTTTCTAATCTATTTGATGATTCATTTAATAAAGTTAGAAAACGTTTAGGTGGATATACTAGAATACTAAGATCAGGATATAGAAATGGAGATAATTCAATAATATCATTTATTGAATTAGTAGATTTTAATGAAAATTTTTATTCTAAAAAAATTAAAACAACAAGAAAAAGAAGAAAAAAAAATATAAAAGTTGATAATGGGAGTAATAAATAA
- the rpmJ gene encoding 50S ribosomal protein L36, which yields MKIRASLKKRTSDCIIVIRKGKLRIINKKNPRFKQKQG from the coding sequence ATGAAAATAAGAGCTTCTTTAAAAAAAAGAACTAGTGATTGTATAATTGTAATTAGAAAAGGAAAATTACGAATTATTAATAAGAAAAATCCAAGATTTAAACAAAAACAAGGATAA
- the rpsD gene encoding 30S ribosomal protein S4, producing the protein MARYTGPKTRISRRFGECIYGEDKYFNRRKYSAGHHGNSRRRSKRSEYLIQLMEKQKAKYTYGILERQFENLFFESTRKKGITGELLLQACERRLDNIVFRLNFSPSRPSARQIVSHQHIMVNNKVVNIPSFRLKPGDKIMVKSKNHPVILDSINKKNKISVDWLILDEKNMIGIFRSIPNRKQIPENINEQLIVELYSK; encoded by the coding sequence ATGGCAAGATATACAGGTCCTAAAACTAGAATATCTAGAAGATTTGGTGAATGTATTTATGGAGAAGATAAATATTTCAATAGAAGAAAATATTCAGCTGGACATCATGGAAATAGTCGTAGAAGATCAAAACGATCAGAATATCTTATTCAATTAATGGAAAAACAAAAAGCTAAATATACTTATGGAATATTAGAACGTCAGTTTGAAAATTTATTTTTTGAATCTACTAGAAAAAAAGGAATTACTGGTGAATTATTATTACAAGCTTGTGAAAGACGTTTAGATAATATAGTTTTTAGATTAAATTTTTCTCCTTCTAGACCATCTGCACGTCAAATTGTATCTCATCAACATATTATGGTAAATAATAAAGTTGTTAATATTCCTTCTTTTAGATTAAAACCAGGAGATAAAATTATGGTAAAATCTAAAAATCATCCAGTAATATTAGACTCTATTAATAAAAAAAATAAAATATCAGTAGATTGGTTAATTTTAGATGAAAAAAATATGATAGGAATATTTAGATCTATTCCAAATAGAAAACAAATACCTGAAAATATTAACGAACAATTGATTGTAGAATTATATTCAAAATAA